The Ornithinimicrobium faecis region GTAGCGACTGGGAATATGATTGAACAGTCAACAGTTATCTCCCTCGACACCACATCGGCAACACACTCTCCTAAGGAGCCTCCCATGACCGTTTTCAACAGCCTGGCCCCCGGCAACTACGCCGTCGACCCGACCCACACCGAGATCGGCTTCACCGCGCGCCACATGATGGTCGCCAAGGTCCGTGGCACCTTCTCCGAGTTCGCCGCGAGCGTCGACGTCGGCGAGACCCTGGCCGACAGCTCTGTCACCGCCGAGGTGCAGCTCAACTCGGTCGACACGCGCAACGAGGACCGCGACAACCACCTGCGCACGTCCGACTTCTTCGACGTCGAGAACCACCCGACGATGACCTTCCGCTCCACCGAGATCACCGAGTCCTCGATGACCGGCGACCTGACCATCAAGGGCAACACCCGCCCGGTCACCTTCGACCTGGAGTTCAACGGCGTCTCCCCCGACCCGTGGGGCGGCACCCGCGCCGGCTTTGAGGCCACCACTGAGGTCAACCGCAAGGACTGGGACCTGACCTGGAACGTGGCCGTCGAGGGCGGCGGCGTGCTCGTCTCCGAGAAGGTCAAGCTGCACCTGGACGTCGAGCTGGTCGTGCCGACCGGCGAAGAGGCTCAGGCCTGAGCGACCGCTCACCGCAGCCCCGCTGAGGGGCCAGCACCGCAGCGCTCTGCCGAAGCAGCGCCACACGCGTTCACCCGGGAAACCGCTGGTTGCCCCAGGATCACTCCTGGGTTGACCAGCGGTTTCTTGGGTTAGAGCCGCCTGAGCAGACCCGCCGCGTGCACTGCGTAGTAGGTCAGCACCACCTGCGCACCAGCCCGCCGGATCGCGGTCAGCGACTCCAGCACGGTGACGTCCCGGTCCAGCCAGCCGCGCTCGGCGGCCGCCTCGATCTGGGAGTACTCCCCCGAGACCTGATAGGCCGCGACCGGCACATCGGCCAGGTCAGCGACCTGTCGCAGGACATCGAGATAGGGCAGCGCCGGTTTGACCATGACCAGATCGGCCCCCTCAGCCAGGTCCAGGCGCAGCTCGCGCAGCGACTCGGTCGCGTTGGCAGGGTCCTGCTGATAGGTCTTGCGATCGCCCTGCAGGCTCGACCCGACGGCCTCACGGAAGGGGCCGTAGTAGGCCGACGCATACTTGGCGGTGTAGGCGAGCACCGAGACGTCGGTGAAGCTGGCTCCGTCCAGCGCCTCGCGGACCACGGCCACCTGGCCGTCCATCATCCCCGACGGGCCGACCACGTGCGCACCGGCACGGGCCTGCGCAACGGCCATCTCGGCATACCGCTGCAAGGTGGCGTCGTTGTCCACCCGCCCCTGATCGTCCAGCACGCCGCAGTGTCCGTGGTCGGTGAACTCATCGAGGCACAGGTCGGCCATCAGCACGGTGGCCTCGCCGAGCTCGCCCCGCAGGTCCTCCAGGGCGGCATTCAGTATGCCGTCGGGCCGGGTTCCCCAGGTCCCCTCGGCATCCTTGTGCTCGGGGCTGGGGACCCCGAAGAGCATCAGGCCACCGATCCCTGCCTCGACCGCCTCGTGGGCAGCCGCCTTGAGCGACTCACGCGTGTGCTGGACGACGCCGGGCATCGAGGCGATCGGCACCGGCTCGCTGATGCCCTCGCGCACGAACACGGGCAGCACGAGGTCCGCTGCCGACAGCCGGGTCTGCGCCACCAGGCGGCGCATCGCCGGCGTGGTCCGCAGCCTGCGCGGACGCTCGAACGGGGCGCCGACCCCGCTCACGCGCGGGCTCGAGCCGCTCCGCGCCGGCCGGTGGTGCGTCGCTGGCTGGGACGCACCGGCTCACCGGCGGCACGGGCCGCCAGGGCCAACTCGGCGGCGTGCCGCGCCAGGGCGTCGACCAGGACCGTGGAGTTCGGCTCCGAGGCGATCACATCGACCCGCAGGCCGTGCTCCTCGGCGGTCTTGGCCGTCGCTGGACCGATGCAGGCCACCACCGTGCCGGGGTGCGGCTTGCCGGCGATGCCGACCAGGTTGCGCACCGTCGAGGAGGACGTGAAGCAGACGGCGTCAAAGACGCCACCCTTGATCGCGTCGCGCACCGGGGCGGGCGGCGGGGCCGCGCGCACTGTGCGATAGGCGGTGACGTCGTCGACCTCCCACCCCATCTCGAGCAGACCGGCCACCAGCGTGTCGGTGGCGATGTCCGCGCGGGGCAGGAAGACGCGGTTGATCGGGTCGAGCACGTCGTCATATTCGGGCCAGTCGACCAGCAGGCCACGGGCGGACTGCTCGGTCGTGGGGATAAGGTCGGGCTCAATCCCCCACTGCCGCAGGGCATCTGCCGTGACGCCGCCGACCGCCGCGATCTTCAGACCGGCGAAGGCACGGGCGTCCAGACCGATCTCGACGAACTTCTCGCGGACTGCCTTCACGGCGTTGACCGAGGTGAACCCCACCCACTCGTAGCGGCCGGTGACCAGGCCGCGGATCGCGCGGTCCATCTGCTGCGGCGTGCGCGGTGGCTCGACGCTGATGGTCGGCACCACCTTGGACGTCGCGCCGTGAGAGGCGATGCGCCGGGTCATCTCGGTGGCCTGGTCCTTGGTGCGCGGCACCAGGACGTTCCAGCCGAACAGCGGCTTGGTCTCAAACCAGCTCAGCTCCTCGCGCAGCTCGACAGCGCGACCGACCACGACCACGCCCTGGCCGAACGTGTGCGACTCCAGCGCGCTCTCCACCTCGTCGAGCACCGTGACCGACGTCTGTTGCGAGACCGTGGTGCCGCCCTCGGTGACGCACACCGGGGTCTGCGGGTCGCGACCGGCGCGACGCAGACCACCCAGGGCCTTGCGCAGCGCATCCGGTGCTCCGAGCAGGACGACGGTGACGTCCTCGCCGACGGAGGTGGCCCAGTCGGTGCGATTGTCAGCGGCGTCAATGACGTGGACCTCGCCCGCGCCCGAGGTCAGGGGCACCCCGGCGTAGGCCGGCACGGACCAGGCGACCGAGACACCGGGCACGACCTCGAACGGCACCCCTGCCCCGCGACAGGCCAGGGCCTCCTGGCTCAGGGTGGTGAAGGCACCGGGGTCGCCGACCATCACCCGCACCACGAGGGTGTCCGAGGACCGCAGCGCGCGGGCCTCGCGCACGAGCAGCTTGGCGCGAGCGGCCGGGGACCGGCGTGGCCCCCCGACCGCACCGGTCTGCACGACGTGGACGTCCTCCCGGAGCAGCCCGGCCAGCCGGTCAGCAATCTCCGGGTCGTCGACCACGATCGTGTCGGCGCACGCGAGATACTCGCGGGCTCGCACCGTGAGCAGGCCGGGGTCGCCCGGCCCGGCCCCGACGAATGCCACACGGGCACCCGTCGCGGGCGGGGCGCTGGGTGGTGCTGCTGTGCTGGTGCTCACGTGATCACGCTCCAGAGTGTTGTGCTGCGGGTGTCTTAAAGGGGCTCCCGCCGTGCGGGGCCAGATGTTTCAGGAAGTGCTGGGCCATCTCGTGACCGACGTCCACCGCGGTCTGCCCGCGGACGGTGTGACGCAGGATCCCTGCGCCGGAGGCGGTGTCCCCGCCCGTGCCGGAGGCGGTGTCCCCGCCCGTGCCGGAGGTGGTGTCCTCGCCCGTGCCGGCGGCGGTGCCGGTGCCAGTGCCGACGACGGCCTCCAGCACGAGTTCGTCGCCCTCGCGCGTTGCCAACGCTCCCACCGGCGCGCTGCAGCCTGCCTCGAGCGCCCCCAGCAGGGAGCGCTCAGCGGTCACCGCCTCCCGGGTCGGGGCGTGGTCCAACTGCGCCAGCAGTCGAGTCGTCCTGCGGTCGTCATAGCGGCACTCGACCGCCAGGGCCCCCTGGCCCGGAGCGGGGAGCATCACGGACGGCTCGAGCACCTCGCTGGCCTCGTCGATCCGACCCAGCCGCCGCAGCCCGGCCGCGGCGAGCACGATGGCATCAAGCGTGCCGTCGGTGACCTTGCCGATGCGCCTGCCGACATTGCCTCGCAGGCCGGTCACCGTCGTCTGCGGCGCGGCCGCCTGGAGCTGGACGGCCCGGCGCGGTGAGCCGGTGCCGATCACTGCCCCCTCGGGCAGGTCCTGCAGTGTCAGGCGGTCGCGGGAGATGAGGACGTCGCGCGGGTCCTCCCGCTCGGGCACGGCGGCCACGACCAGGCCAGCCTCCTCGCCCACCGGCAGGTCCTTGAGGGAGTGGACCGCGAAGTCGATGTGGCCCTCCTGCAGGGCCTCGCGCAGGGCGGAGACGAAGACGCCGGTCCCGCCGATCTGGGTCAGCGGTGCGCTCGAGCGATCGCCCTCGGTCTGCACGTGCACCAACTCGACCTCGTGACCCAGCGCACGCAACTGGTCGGCCACCCAGCCGGACTGGGACGTGGCCAGATCACTGGCCCGGGTGCCCAACCGCAACGGTCGGCCGCTCGGTGCGAGGTCGGGTGTGTGGTCACTCATGGCAGTCCCCTCACGTGGGGCGGGGTGGTCACGGCCGCCGTCTCGCGGGGGTCCAGGTCAAAGAGCTCGCGCAGCAGGGCGACCGAGGAGCCGTCCACGTCGTGCGCCGCGAGCTCCTTGGCGCGCACGGTGGGCGTGTGCAGCAACTTGTCGACGATGCGCCGGACGCTCTGGTGCACCTCGGCGCGCTGAGCGTCGGGCAGGTCAGGCACCTTCTGGTCGAGGCGGTCCAGCTCGCTGTCGACGACTGCCGATGCGCGGGTGCGCAGCATCGCCAGGGTCGGGGCGACCTGGGCCGAGCGGCGGGTGGCCAGATAGGCCGCGACCTCCCCGGAGACGAGATCGCGGACCGCGTCCAGGACCTGCTCAGTCTCATCTGGGGCCGCCTCGTCCCCACGGCCCGTGAGGTCGGTCAGACCCCAGACCGTGACGCCAGGCAGCTCCGCCACCTCTGGTGCGACATCGCGCGGCATCGCGAGGTCAACGACCACGAGGGGGCGCGTGGTCCGATCGCGCGAGAGCAGCTCCTCGGTGATCACGTGGTCCGTGGCCCCGGTGCAGGTCAGCACCAGGTCAGCACTCTGCAGCGCCGGCTCGAGCTCCGCCCAGTCATAGGCCTGCCCCTGGTGTGCCTGCGCGAGACGGGTCGCCCGCTCCCGGGTGCGGTTGATGACCCCGAGATCGCCCACTCCAGCCCGGGTCAACGAGGCGGCCGCCAGACCCGACATGGCACCAGCACCCACCACCAGGGCACGCGCCGCGTGCAGTGGCCCCAGCACGCTGGCGGCCCGGTCGATGCCGGCCCCCACGAGCGAGCGGGCAACCCGATCCAGGTCCGTGTCTGTGTGGGCGCGCTTGCCCACGCGCAGGGCCTGCTGGAACAGCGGGTTCAGGACGCCCGCGAGGTGTGCGCCCTCCTGACCGGCCCGCAGCGCCTCGCGCAGCTGCCCCAGGATCTCGCTCTCGCCCAGGGCCATTGACTCCAGGCCACAGGCCAGGGAGAACAGGTGGTCGACCGCACGGTCCTCATAGTGGACATACAAGTGAGGGGTGAGCTCCGCCAGGGCGACCCCGGTCGCCTGTGCCAGGGCATCCCCCACCTGGGCGACCGCACCATGGAAACTCAGCGCGTCGGCATACACCTCGGTGCGGTTGCAGGTCGTCAGGACGAGCGACTCACTGACGTCGTCGAGCCCCACCACTCCGGCGGCCAGCTCCCGCGAGCGCGAGCCGTCCAGAGCCACCCGCTCGAGCAGCTCGAGCGGGGCACTGCGGTGCGACAGACCAACGACCAACACACTCATCCAATGGCCTCCGTGTCCGCCTCGCGGGAGAGCGGGTCGTGGGTGGAAACGGCCAGCAGCCTGCGCTGCTCGTGAAAAGCAAGGATCTGCAGCTCGGTGGCCAGGTCGACCCCGCGCACGTCCACGCCGTCGGGCAGGACCAGGTGTCCCGGGGCAAAGTTGAGCAGCGAGCGGACGCCCATCGCGACCAACTCGTTAGCGACGGCCTGCGCGGCGGGGGCAGGGGTGGTGATCACGCCGATTGCCACGGTGGGTCCGGTGGTGGCCAGGTCACCCAGGGTGGTGACGGTCAGCCCCTCCACCACGGTGCCGACGACCTCTGGGTCGTCGTCCACCAGCGCCACGATGCGGAACCCGCGCCCCGAGAAACCGCCGTAGGCAGCCAGGGCACGGCCCAGGTTGCCCATGCCGACGATCACGACGGGCCACTCCTGGGTGAGGCCGAGCTCCTGGGCGATCTGGGCGGCGAGCAACTCGACGTCGTAGCCCACGCCACGCACGCCGTAGGACCCGAGGTGGGAGAGGTCCTTGCGCAACTG contains the following coding sequences:
- a CDS encoding glutamyl-tRNA reductase is translated as MSVLVVGLSHRSAPLELLERVALDGSRSRELAAGVVGLDDVSESLVLTTCNRTEVYADALSFHGAVAQVGDALAQATGVALAELTPHLYVHYEDRAVDHLFSLACGLESMALGESEILGQLREALRAGQEGAHLAGVLNPLFQQALRVGKRAHTDTDLDRVARSLVGAGIDRAASVLGPLHAARALVVGAGAMSGLAAASLTRAGVGDLGVINRTRERATRLAQAHQGQAYDWAELEPALQSADLVLTCTGATDHVITEELLSRDRTTRPLVVVDLAMPRDVAPEVAELPGVTVWGLTDLTGRGDEAAPDETEQVLDAVRDLVSGEVAAYLATRRSAQVAPTLAMLRTRASAVVDSELDRLDQKVPDLPDAQRAEVHQSVRRIVDKLLHTPTVRAKELAAHDVDGSSVALLRELFDLDPRETAAVTTPPHVRGLP
- a CDS encoding YceI family protein is translated as MTVFNSLAPGNYAVDPTHTEIGFTARHMMVAKVRGTFSEFAASVDVGETLADSSVTAEVQLNSVDTRNEDRDNHLRTSDFFDVENHPTMTFRSTEITESSMTGDLTIKGNTRPVTFDLEFNGVSPDPWGGTRAGFEATTEVNRKDWDLTWNVAVEGGGVLVSEKVKLHLDVELVVPTGEEAQA
- the hemC gene encoding hydroxymethylbilane synthase, which produces MSDHTPDLAPSGRPLRLGTRASDLATSQSGWVADQLRALGHEVELVHVQTEGDRSSAPLTQIGGTGVFVSALREALQEGHIDFAVHSLKDLPVGEEAGLVVAAVPEREDPRDVLISRDRLTLQDLPEGAVIGTGSPRRAVQLQAAAPQTTVTGLRGNVGRRIGKVTDGTLDAIVLAAAGLRRLGRIDEASEVLEPSVMLPAPGQGALAVECRYDDRRTTRLLAQLDHAPTREAVTAERSLLGALEAGCSAPVGALATREGDELVLEAVVGTGTGTAAGTGEDTTSGTGGDTASGTGGDTASGAGILRHTVRGQTAVDVGHEMAQHFLKHLAPHGGSPFKTPAAQHSGA
- a CDS encoding redox-sensing transcriptional repressor Rex is translated as MVPESMRRGGVPEATVGRLPLYLRALTALHDQGITSISSEELASRSGVRSTQLRKDLSHLGSYGVRGVGYDVELLAAQIAQELGLTQEWPVVIVGMGNLGRALAAYGGFSGRGFRIVALVDDDPEVVGTVVEGLTVTTLGDLATTGPTVAIGVITTPAPAAQAVANELVAMGVRSLLNFAPGHLVLPDGVDVRGVDLATELQILAFHEQRRLLAVSTHDPLSREADTEAIG
- a CDS encoding uroporphyrinogen-III synthase, whose translation is MSTSTAAPPSAPPATGARVAFVGAGPGDPGLLTVRAREYLACADTIVVDDPEIADRLAGLLREDVHVVQTGAVGGPRRSPAARAKLLVREARALRSSDTLVVRVMVGDPGAFTTLSQEALACRGAGVPFEVVPGVSVAWSVPAYAGVPLTSGAGEVHVIDAADNRTDWATSVGEDVTVVLLGAPDALRKALGGLRRAGRDPQTPVCVTEGGTTVSQQTSVTVLDEVESALESHTFGQGVVVVGRAVELREELSWFETKPLFGWNVLVPRTKDQATEMTRRIASHGATSKVVPTISVEPPRTPQQMDRAIRGLVTGRYEWVGFTSVNAVKAVREKFVEIGLDARAFAGLKIAAVGGVTADALRQWGIEPDLIPTTEQSARGLLVDWPEYDDVLDPINRVFLPRADIATDTLVAGLLEMGWEVDDVTAYRTVRAAPPPAPVRDAIKGGVFDAVCFTSSSTVRNLVGIAGKPHPGTVVACIGPATAKTAEEHGLRVDVIASEPNSTVLVDALARHAAELALAARAAGEPVRPSQRRTTGRRGAARARA
- the hemB gene encoding porphobilinogen synthase; translated protein: MSGVGAPFERPRRLRTTPAMRRLVAQTRLSAADLVLPVFVREGISEPVPIASMPGVVQHTRESLKAAAHEAVEAGIGGLMLFGVPSPEHKDAEGTWGTRPDGILNAALEDLRGELGEATVLMADLCLDEFTDHGHCGVLDDQGRVDNDATLQRYAEMAVAQARAGAHVVGPSGMMDGQVAVVREALDGASFTDVSVLAYTAKYASAYYGPFREAVGSSLQGDRKTYQQDPANATESLRELRLDLAEGADLVMVKPALPYLDVLRQVADLADVPVAAYQVSGEYSQIEAAAERGWLDRDVTVLESLTAIRRAGAQVVLTYYAVHAAGLLRRL